Proteins encoded together in one Lathyrus oleraceus cultivar Zhongwan6 chromosome 5, CAAS_Psat_ZW6_1.0, whole genome shotgun sequence window:
- the LOC127081981 gene encoding uncharacterized protein LOC127081981, with product MVENETINDFTTRITRLVIQVKVCREVVIEQYVVTKILCFLTLRFDHVVMAIEESKDLATMSKEELQSSLEAHEQRMEERNNDKAKVEIALQACFNEKDKRSKEKRPMKSKGNIRNFGGRESQYSKNSTYQRGESNCKKNSGQDNFRGEKKRFDKSKKQCYKCQRFSYFAKECNENKKESQEDEAKVARQDFDKENTLLVMITEAHCSSKQL from the coding sequence ATGGTGGAAAATGAGACAATAAACGATTTCACAACAAGAATCACTCGATTGGTGATTCAAGTGAAGGTATGCAGAGAAGTTGTTATAGAGCAGTATGTTGTCACTAAAATCTTGTGCTTTTTAACACTAAGATTTGACCATGTAGTTATGGCAATTGAGGAATCTAAGGATCTTGCGACAATGAGCAAAGAGGAGCTGCAAAGCTCTCTTGAGGCTCATGAGCAAAGGATGGAGGAGAGAAATAACGATAAGGCAAAGGTGGAGATCGCTTTGCAGGCTTGTTTCAATGAGAAGGACAAGAGATCGAAAGAAAAAAGGCCCATGAAGAGCAAAGGGAATATTAGGAATTTTGGTGGAAGAGAGTCCCAATATTCAAAGAATTCGACTTATCAAAGAGGTGAGAGCAACTGCAAAAAAAATAGTGGTCAAGACAACTTTAGAGGTGAGAAGAAGAGGTTTGACAAGAGCAAGAAGCAATGCTATAAGTGTCAACGATTCAGTTATTTTGCAAAAGAGTGCAATGAGAACAAGAAGGAATCTCAAGAGGATGAAGCCAAGGTTGCAAGACAAGATTTTGATAAAGAGAATACACTTTTGGTCATGATCACTGAAGCGCATTGCAGTAGCAAACAACTATAG
- the LOC127086271 gene encoding basic leucine zipper 34, which produces MAQLPPKIPTIPQNWQHFSHQKVSSSSTMSNITSTTTTDHQQLPSWIDEFLDFSSVRRGAHRRSASDSIAFLETSFLEEDGKSGGDGEGDFDRLDDEQLISMFSDNVGGGVSFPPPSTSNPSSPSSDQNSNNNEQKPMAMALDSAPVQERFLHHEVKPKDEAVEDESSCRIEEAAAAAPSFAATITCTETVVDPKRVKRILANRQSAQRSRVRKLQYISELERSVTSLQTEVSALSPRVAFLDHQRLILNVDNSALKQRIAALAQDKLFKDAHQEALKKEIERLRQIYHQQNIQKMGSSMNNNNNNGHSLPSLPTSQPHQDSFHNHLECKDKEQLLS; this is translated from the exons ATGGCACAGTTACCTCCTAAAATACCAACCATACCCCAAAATTGGCAACATTTTTCTCACCAAAAGGTATCATCATCCTCCACAATGTCAAATATCACCTCTACAACCACCACCGATCATCAACAATTACCGTCATGGATCGACGAATTCCTCGACTTCTCCTCGGTAAGACGAGGAGCCCACCGGCGTTCTGCCAGCGACTCTATAGCCTTCCTCGAGACATCATTTCTCGAGGAAGACGGAAAAAGTGGTGGTGATGGAGAGGGTGACTTTGATAGACTGGATGATGAACAATTAATTTCCATGTTCTCTGACAATGTTGGCGGCGGTGTCTCGTTCCCGCCTCCATCAACCTCCAACCCGTCGTCACCGTCCTCCGACCAAAATAGCAACAACAATGAACAGAAACCAATGGCAATGGCGTTGGATTCTGCACCAGTTCAAGAACGTTTTCTTCATCATGAGGTGAAGCCTAAGGATGAAGCGGTTGAAGATGAAAGCTCGTGTAGAATTGAAGAAGCGGCGGCGGCGGCGCCATCTTTCGCCGCAACCATCACCTGCACTGAAACCGTTGTTGATCCCAAGAGGGTCAAAAG AATTTTGGCAAACCGGCAATCAGCTCAGAGGTCAAGAGTGAGAAAGCTGCAATACATTTCTGAGCTTGAAAGGAGTGTAACATCTTTGCAG ACGGAGGTTTCAGCATTATCACCACGTGTAGCATTCTTGGACCATCAACGTTTGATTCTTAATGTCGACAACAGTGCCTTAAAGCAAAGAATTGCAGCATTGGCTCAGGATAAGCTTTTCAAAGATG CTCATCAAGAAGCATTAAAGAAGGAAATAGAAAGGTTGAGACAAATCTATCACCAACAAAACATACAAAAGATGGGAAGTTCAATgaataataataacaacaatgGTCATTCTCTTCCATCACTACCAACATCACAACCACACCAAGACTCTTTCCATAATCACTTGGAATGCAAAGACAAAGAGCAACTCCTTAGTTAA